In Streptomyces sp. RFCAC02, the following proteins share a genomic window:
- a CDS encoding DUF4232 domain-containing protein — protein MTAFTLRHRTRALVATVAAVAALSLTACEDDELAAGGGTDQSENEAPADQDSGSDGVTEDGGQAEEHEDIDEEGGQGEDGTAGDEVAVIPCADQNTQVTVSPVEQPINHLLLTVTNTGDERCDAHSYPLLGFDDSQAPLPPVEDSAPQAVITLEPGDVAYAGVITSSGDSAEGYVSTSSTLTFMDSYGHAVGDGIELALPGGEVFVGDAAAVTYWQTSTDAALMW, from the coding sequence ATGACCGCCTTCACGCTCCGCCACCGCACCCGGGCGCTCGTCGCCACCGTCGCCGCCGTGGCCGCCCTCTCGCTCACCGCCTGCGAGGACGACGAACTCGCCGCGGGCGGCGGCACGGACCAGAGCGAGAACGAGGCGCCCGCCGACCAGGACAGCGGCAGCGACGGCGTCACCGAGGACGGCGGCCAGGCTGAGGAGCACGAGGACATCGACGAGGAAGGGGGACAGGGCGAGGACGGTACCGCCGGCGACGAGGTGGCCGTCATCCCCTGCGCCGACCAGAACACCCAGGTGACCGTCTCCCCCGTCGAGCAGCCCATCAACCACCTGCTGCTCACCGTCACCAACACCGGCGACGAGAGGTGCGACGCCCACTCCTATCCCCTCCTGGGGTTCGACGATTCCCAGGCTCCGCTGCCGCCCGTCGAGGACAGCGCGCCGCAGGCCGTGATCACGCTCGAGCCGGGCGACGTCGCGTACGCGGGCGTGATCACCTCGTCCGGCGACTCGGCGGAGGGGTACGTCTCGACCTCCTCCACTCTCACCTTCATGGACAGCTACGGACACGCGGTGGGTGACGGGATCGAGCTGGCGCTGCCGGGCGGCGAGGTGTTCGTCGGAGACGCGGCCGCCGTCACCTACTGGCAGACCTCCACGGACGCCGCCCTCATGTGGTAG
- a CDS encoding SURF1 family protein, translating into MYRFLLTPRWWGINLFVVLAIPVCLFAGMWQLGRFEDQVDNHREQQRQAEATGDPRPIADLLPLTTESVGEQAEVTGTYDAAHQLLVPGRRLEDRTGYYVLTPLRPSDGSPALPVVRGWLPGTADADRAPAPPTGEVTVTGALQAPESPSTVDGPTDGLPAGQLGVIGAAALINILPYGITDAWLTVRDAEEPMLAVPAEAPTGTGLDMDAFQNLGYTAEWFVFAAFAVFMWFRLFRREVEQQRDAELGIIPEQPRPSQEGALARSGSPAPPA; encoded by the coding sequence GTGTACCGGTTCCTCCTGACCCCGCGCTGGTGGGGGATCAACCTCTTCGTCGTCCTGGCGATCCCCGTCTGCCTGTTCGCCGGCATGTGGCAGCTCGGCCGCTTCGAGGACCAGGTCGACAACCACCGGGAGCAGCAGCGCCAGGCGGAGGCCACGGGCGACCCCCGGCCCATCGCCGACCTCCTCCCCCTCACCACCGAGAGCGTCGGCGAGCAGGCCGAGGTCACCGGTACGTACGACGCCGCCCACCAACTGCTGGTCCCGGGCCGGCGGCTTGAGGACCGCACCGGCTACTACGTCCTCACCCCGCTGCGCCCGAGCGACGGCAGCCCCGCCCTGCCCGTCGTGCGCGGCTGGCTCCCCGGCACCGCCGACGCGGACCGCGCCCCCGCGCCGCCCACGGGCGAGGTCACCGTCACCGGGGCGCTCCAGGCCCCCGAGTCGCCGTCCACCGTGGACGGCCCCACCGACGGGCTGCCGGCCGGCCAGCTCGGCGTCATCGGCGCCGCCGCGCTGATCAACATCCTGCCGTACGGGATCACCGACGCGTGGCTGACCGTCCGGGACGCCGAGGAGCCGATGCTGGCCGTGCCGGCCGAGGCGCCGACCGGCACCGGCCTCGACATGGACGCCTTCCAGAACCTCGGCTACACCGCCGAGTGGTTCGTCTTCGCGGCGTTCGCCGTCTTCATGTGGTTCCGGCTGTTCCGGCGCGAGGTGGAACAGCAGCGCGACGCCGAGCTCGGCATCATTCCGGAGCAGCCCCGGCCGAGCCAGGAAGGTGCGCTCGCGCGAAGCGGATCTCCTGCGCCACCTGCTTGA
- a CDS encoding GAF domain-containing SpoIIE family protein phosphatase, which yields MDISAGHILPAFDAQGLVLYVTEGDRLHVAGHRGYSEEVMAHFDGATLGTRANAAARAMEENRPGFYGSPREMSALFPGIPELTGKAAWAFLPLVTSGHAVGCFVLSYDRPHTFTRDERTILTSLAGLLAQALDRARLFDAKQQLARQLQAGLLPHALPDLPGLCLAARYLPATRGMEIGGDFYDVLPLDAYGRVAAVIGDVQGHNVTAAALMGQVRTAVHASTDRPPQDVLARTNRLLTDLDPGLFTSCCYLTLDPAAERATLATAGHPPPLIRLPDGRITVPDLPPGPLLGIDADARYPAVGLPLPSGSVLLLYTDGLVERPGLDPDAATAGLARDLAAAADHTFGSGGTMDDLADHLLRVRHTENREDDIALLLLNPCAPRSPHHRNH from the coding sequence GTGGACATCTCCGCAGGCCACATCCTGCCCGCGTTCGACGCCCAGGGCCTCGTCCTCTACGTCACCGAGGGGGACCGGCTGCACGTCGCCGGCCACCGCGGCTACAGCGAGGAGGTCATGGCCCACTTCGACGGCGCCACCCTCGGCACCCGGGCGAACGCCGCAGCCCGCGCCATGGAGGAGAACCGGCCCGGCTTCTACGGCAGCCCCCGGGAGATGTCCGCCCTCTTCCCCGGCATCCCCGAGCTGACCGGCAAGGCCGCCTGGGCGTTCCTGCCGCTCGTCACGTCCGGCCACGCCGTCGGCTGCTTCGTCCTGTCGTACGACCGGCCGCACACGTTCACCCGCGACGAGCGGACGATCCTCACCTCGCTCGCCGGCCTCCTCGCCCAGGCCCTCGACCGGGCGCGCCTCTTCGACGCCAAGCAGCAGCTCGCCCGCCAGCTCCAGGCCGGCCTGCTCCCCCACGCCCTCCCCGACCTGCCCGGCCTGTGCCTGGCCGCCCGCTACCTCCCCGCTACCCGCGGCATGGAGATCGGCGGCGACTTCTACGACGTGCTCCCCCTCGACGCGTACGGCCGCGTCGCCGCCGTCATCGGCGACGTCCAGGGCCACAACGTCACGGCCGCCGCGCTCATGGGCCAGGTCCGCACGGCCGTCCACGCGAGCACGGACCGCCCGCCGCAGGACGTCCTGGCGCGTACGAACCGGCTGCTGACCGACCTCGACCCCGGGCTGTTCACGAGCTGCTGCTACCTCACGCTCGACCCGGCGGCGGAACGGGCCACCCTCGCCACGGCCGGCCACCCGCCGCCGCTCATCCGCCTCCCGGACGGCCGGATCACCGTGCCCGACCTACCGCCGGGACCGCTCCTCGGCATCGACGCCGACGCCCGCTACCCGGCCGTCGGGCTGCCGCTGCCCAGCGGCTCCGTCCTGCTCCTGTACACCGACGGCCTCGTGGAACGGCCCGGCCTCGACCCGGACGCCGCCACCGCCGGCCTCGCGCGCGACCTCGCCGCGGCGGCGGACCACACCTTCGGCTCCGGCGGCACGATGGACGACCTCGCGGACCACCTGCTGCGCGTCCGCCACACGGAGAACCGTGAGGACGACATCGCGCTGCTGCTCCTCAACCCGTGCGCACCGCGCTCCCCGCACCATCGGAACCACTGA
- a CDS encoding aminoglycoside phosphotransferase family protein — MTPGAGTAVLAERSGVTVVRAGDTVTKAHAPDTDIPALARRLAIAAHPAAAGLLLPPLPPARIAAWPDGRPATRWPYGEPIDPAAPDAVPWEDAGRLLARLHALPAASLGLPLPPSGAPSRVPAALRTLAALPPSALTEAASHVLRTTPLPSPAAPVLCHGDFHLGQLVRFAGGWRLIDVDDLGAGDPAWDLSRPAAWYAAGLLPAAAWEAFTGAYRPGWDPWPDVDVPARLMTACLTVRALERARASGRQLDAEERALAEACLRISRLSD, encoded by the coding sequence GTGACGCCCGGCGCGGGCACCGCCGTCCTGGCCGAGCGGTCGGGCGTCACGGTGGTCCGCGCCGGCGACACGGTGACGAAGGCCCACGCCCCGGACACCGACATACCCGCGCTCGCCCGCCGGCTGGCGATCGCCGCCCACCCGGCCGCCGCCGGCCTGCTGCTGCCGCCCCTGCCGCCGGCACGGATCGCCGCGTGGCCCGACGGCCGTCCCGCGACCCGCTGGCCGTACGGCGAACCGATCGACCCGGCCGCGCCGGACGCCGTCCCGTGGGAGGACGCCGGCCGGCTCCTCGCCCGGCTCCACGCGCTCCCCGCCGCATCCCTCGGCCTGCCGCTGCCCCCGAGCGGCGCACCGTCCCGCGTCCCCGCCGCCCTCCGTACGCTGGCCGCGCTGCCGCCGAGCGCGCTCACCGAGGCGGCGTCCCACGTCCTGCGGACCACGCCGCTGCCGTCGCCCGCCGCGCCCGTCCTGTGCCACGGGGACTTCCACCTGGGGCAGCTCGTGCGGTTCGCGGGCGGCTGGCGGCTGATCGACGTGGACGACCTCGGCGCGGGCGACCCGGCCTGGGACCTGTCGCGCCCGGCCGCCTGGTACGCGGCGGGGCTGCTGCCCGCGGCCGCGTGGGAGGCGTTCACGGGCGCCTACCGGCCCGGCTGGGACCCGTGGCCGGACGTGGACGTACCGGCGCGTCTGATGACGGCCTGCCTGACCGTCCGGGCGCTGGAGCGCGCCCGCGCGTCGGGCCGGCAACTGGACGCCGAGGAACGGGCACTTGCCGAAGCCTGCCTCCGTATCAGCAGACTGTCCGACTAA
- a CDS encoding YbaB/EbfC family nucleoid-associated protein, with the protein MFPGGNGVDMQQLLQQAQKMQQDLAAAQEQLASTPVEGSAGGGLVKATVTGSGELTGLVIDPKAVDPEDTETLADLVIAAVRDANQAAQRLAAEKLGPLAKGLGGGGGSGIPGLPF; encoded by the coding sequence GTGTTTCCCGGTGGTAATGGGGTCGACATGCAGCAGTTGCTGCAGCAGGCCCAGAAGATGCAGCAGGACCTCGCGGCGGCCCAGGAGCAGCTGGCCAGCACCCCCGTCGAGGGCAGCGCGGGCGGTGGCCTCGTGAAGGCCACGGTCACCGGTTCCGGCGAGCTGACCGGCCTGGTGATCGACCCGAAGGCCGTCGACCCCGAGGACACCGAGACCCTCGCCGACCTCGTGATCGCCGCCGTGCGCGACGCGAACCAGGCCGCGCAGCGGCTCGCCGCCGAGAAGCTCGGCCCCCTGGCCAAGGGGCTCGGCGGCGGTGGCGGCAGCGGCATCCCGGGCCTGCCGTTCTGA
- a CDS encoding SigE family RNA polymerase sigma factor yields MPVIAPLPASAPTPASGLDAPRDAADGTMAEGTTVDFLTETYRAHYRALLGLAALLLDDIASCEDVVQEAFIRVHSARSRVREPEKTLAYLRQTVVNLSRSTLRRRILGSKLLSKPMPDAASAEEGAYAQLERADLIRAMRGLQRRQREVLVLRYFADMTEAEVAKTLGISAGSVKAYGSRGIAALRVAMEAAR; encoded by the coding sequence ATGCCGGTGATCGCCCCGCTGCCCGCCTCGGCGCCGACGCCCGCGAGCGGCCTCGACGCCCCGCGGGACGCCGCGGACGGCACGATGGCTGAAGGCACCACCGTCGACTTCCTGACCGAGACCTACCGGGCGCACTACCGCGCGCTCCTCGGCCTGGCGGCACTGCTCCTGGACGACATCGCCTCCTGCGAGGACGTCGTCCAGGAGGCGTTCATCCGCGTCCACTCCGCGCGCAGCCGCGTCCGGGAGCCGGAGAAGACCCTCGCCTACCTGCGCCAGACCGTCGTCAACCTCTCCCGCTCCACGCTCCGCCGCCGCATCCTCGGGTCGAAGCTGCTCTCCAAACCGATGCCCGATGCCGCCAGCGCCGAGGAGGGGGCGTACGCGCAGCTCGAGCGCGCCGACCTCATCCGGGCGATGCGCGGTCTCCAGCGCCGTCAGCGCGAGGTCCTCGTGCTGCGGTACTTCGCCGACATGACGGAGGCCGAGGTCGCGAAGACGCTCGGCATCTCCGCCGGCTCGGTCAAGGCGTACGGCTCCCGGGGCATCGCGGCGCTGCGCGTCGCCATGGAGGCCGCCAGATGA
- a CDS encoding PAS domain-containing protein, giving the protein MGLSSESGALDRLLTDAVRDTGAYGAALYLLDPTGRLLLMTAITGLPADVAEPWHRVDLDMPSILADTVRLERLHWRNAPLEEAEGRQAALTSLPMPYAYATAHVPLACGDSPCSGALVVLWPPSHAALTPGEHAALSRIADRMGTVLRRAADAGTPETAGDRPREVPLPRDRTPDPALTLAAADFAERLPEGALALRLDGSTSWASATAADLLGTTVRDLLDARPWDVLPWLCTPACTDRYRAALLTREPTSFTAVRPPDHRLRFQFYPGAHGLSVRVTPTSEPVHGPPASGSP; this is encoded by the coding sequence ATGGGGCTTTCCTCCGAATCCGGCGCGCTGGACCGGCTCCTCACCGACGCGGTGCGGGACACCGGCGCCTACGGGGCGGCCCTCTACCTTCTCGACCCGACCGGGCGGCTCCTGCTGATGACCGCCATCACCGGCCTGCCCGCCGACGTCGCGGAGCCCTGGCACCGGGTCGACCTGGACATGCCCAGCATCCTCGCGGACACGGTCCGCCTCGAACGCCTCCACTGGCGCAACGCCCCCCTGGAGGAGGCCGAGGGCCGCCAGGCAGCGCTGACCAGCCTGCCCATGCCGTACGCCTACGCCACCGCCCATGTGCCGCTCGCGTGCGGCGACAGCCCCTGCTCCGGCGCGCTGGTCGTGCTCTGGCCGCCCTCGCACGCCGCCCTCACCCCCGGGGAACACGCCGCCCTGTCGCGCATCGCGGACCGCATGGGTACGGTCCTGCGGCGCGCCGCCGACGCCGGCACCCCCGAGACCGCGGGCGACCGTCCCCGCGAAGTCCCCCTGCCGCGCGACCGCACGCCCGACCCGGCACTCACCCTGGCCGCCGCCGACTTCGCCGAACGCCTCCCCGAGGGCGCGCTCGCCCTGCGCCTCGACGGCAGCACGTCCTGGGCCAGCGCCACAGCGGCGGACCTGCTCGGCACCACCGTGCGCGACCTGCTCGACGCCCGCCCCTGGGACGTCCTGCCGTGGCTGTGCACGCCCGCCTGCACCGACCGCTACCGCGCCGCCCTGCTCACGCGCGAGCCGACCTCGTTCACCGCCGTCCGCCCGCCCGACCACCGGCTGCGGTTCCAGTTCTACCCGGGCGCCCACGGTCTCAGCGTCCGGGTCACACCGACGTCGGAACCCGTGCACGGCCCGCCGGCCTCCGGCTCCCCCTGA
- the recR gene encoding recombination mediator RecR, giving the protein MYEGVVQDLIDELGRLPGVGPKSAQRIAFHILQAEPADVTRLARALTEVKAKVRFCAECGNVAQEERCRVCLDPRRDPTVICVVEEPKDVVAIERTREFRGRYHVLGGAISPIDGVGPGDLRIRELLARLADGSVTELILATDPNLEGEATATYLARMVGSLGLRVTRLASGLPVGGDLEYADEVTLGRAFEGRRLLDV; this is encoded by the coding sequence GTGTACGAAGGGGTAGTCCAGGACCTCATCGACGAACTGGGCCGGCTGCCGGGCGTCGGCCCGAAGAGCGCCCAGCGGATCGCCTTCCACATCCTCCAGGCGGAGCCCGCCGACGTGACGCGGCTCGCGCGCGCCCTGACCGAGGTGAAGGCCAAGGTCAGGTTCTGCGCCGAGTGCGGCAACGTCGCCCAGGAGGAGCGCTGCCGCGTCTGCCTCGACCCGCGCCGCGACCCCACGGTCATCTGCGTCGTCGAGGAGCCGAAGGACGTCGTGGCCATCGAGCGCACCCGGGAGTTCCGCGGCCGGTACCACGTCCTGGGCGGGGCGATCAGCCCCATCGACGGCGTCGGGCCGGGCGATCTGCGCATCCGGGAGCTGCTGGCGCGGCTCGCGGACGGATCGGTCACCGAGCTGATCCTCGCCACCGACCCCAACCTGGAGGGCGAGGCGACCGCGACCTACCTGGCGCGGATGGTCGGGTCCCTCGGGCTGCGCGTCACACGGCTGGCCAGCGGGCTGCCGGTCGGTGGAGACTTGGAGTATGCCGACGAAGTCACCTTGGGACGCGCTTTCGAGGGAAGGCGGCTGCTTGATGTGTGA
- a CDS encoding DUF5063 domain-containing protein, producing the protein MTRSGTHGGPAAGAAADEPSGAGGPDDFAVQIADQVESFIVAVGEVARGDDPDSAIPHLLLQVSQLILAGGRLGAHEDIVPEERYEPDTGPEADLDELRERLATLLAPVDVYSEVFDPYVPRSTPVAARISDDLANIVSDLRHGLAHYSAGRVSEALWWWQFSYLSNWGPTASATLRALQSLVAHVRLDTPLAELDGLDTDSDAEDGDLERQAGRVMEAEIAAPLGLRTAADGPS; encoded by the coding sequence ATGACAAGGAGCGGTACGCACGGCGGTCCCGCGGCCGGAGCCGCGGCGGACGAGCCGTCGGGCGCCGGCGGCCCCGACGACTTCGCGGTCCAGATCGCCGACCAGGTCGAGAGCTTCATCGTCGCCGTCGGCGAGGTGGCGCGCGGCGACGACCCGGACAGCGCCATCCCCCACCTGCTGCTGCAGGTGTCCCAGCTGATCCTGGCGGGCGGCCGGCTCGGCGCGCACGAGGACATCGTCCCCGAGGAGCGGTACGAGCCGGACACCGGCCCCGAGGCCGACCTGGACGAGCTGCGGGAGCGCCTGGCGACCCTGCTCGCCCCCGTCGACGTGTACTCCGAGGTCTTCGACCCGTACGTGCCGCGCAGCACGCCGGTCGCCGCGCGGATCTCCGACGACCTGGCGAACATCGTCTCCGACCTGCGGCACGGCCTCGCGCACTACTCGGCGGGGCGTGTCAGCGAGGCGCTGTGGTGGTGGCAGTTCTCCTACCTGTCCAACTGGGGCCCGACCGCGAGCGCCACGCTCCGCGCCCTGCAGTCGCTGGTCGCCCACGTCCGGCTCGACACCCCGCTGGCCGAGCTGGACGGGCTCGACACCGACAGCGACGCCGAGGACGGTGACCTGGAACGGCAGGCCGGCCGCGTCATGGAGGCGGAGATCGCCGCGCCCCTCGGCCTGCGGACGGCCGCCGACGGGCCGTCCTGA
- a CDS encoding zinc-binding dehydrogenase, with product MRTAWIAVDGTALAGLAALAAAGRLTLRVAGTLPLTDAARAHERPAAGGLRGRLVLVP from the coding sequence GTGCGCACCGCCTGGATCGCGGTGGACGGCACGGCCCTCGCCGGCCTGGCCGCGCTCGCCGCGGCCGGCCGGCTCACGCTCCGCGTCGCTGGCACGCTGCCCCTGACGGACGCCGCGCGCGCCCACGAACGGCCGGCCGCCGGCGGCCTGCGCGGCCGGCTCGTCCTCGTGCCCTGA
- a CDS encoding DNA polymerase III subunit gamma and tau, whose protein sequence is MSSLALYRRYRPETFAEVIGQEHVTVPLQQALRNNRVNHAYLFSGPRGCGKTTSARILARCLNCENGPTPAPCGECRSCRDLARNGPGSIDVIEIDAASHGGVDDARDLREKAFFGPAGSRYKIYIIDEAHMVTPAGFNALLKVVEEPPEHLKFIFATTEPEKVIGTIRSRTHHYPFRLVPPGTLRDHLAEVCAREAIPVADAVLPLVVRAGAGSVRDSMSVMDQLLAGAGDEGVTYEMATGLLGYTDAALLDAVVEAFGAGDGTAAFSVVDRVIEGGHDPRRFVADLLERLRDLLILAAVPDAADKGLIDVPADVLERMGRQAEALGAAELSRAADLVNTGLTEMRGATSPRLQLELICARVLLPAAYGDERSLQARLDRLERGQRLGAVPAAPPQQAPPAVQAPAPPVDRTPPPAPAAPVEPPAQQPAPVRTPPPAPAEPAQAAPPAVQAPAQGSRPGAWPTRAAGAPAPARQPAAPQPEPQPAAAPAAAVPPAATGGGGDPAQVRQLWPQVLDAVKQRRRFSWILLSQNAQLAGFDGGTLRLGFATVGARDSFVNSGSDEVLRQALADALGVQWRIDAVVDPGGGPGGGGAPRTPPPAPAAPAAPSPGAVPPPQADRPPQPAPAPAAPRPPVAAPPPVAAEDDMPADDDPDLDETALSGYELIVRELGATVIEEYQHE, encoded by the coding sequence GTGTCCTCCCTCGCGCTGTACCGCCGCTACCGACCCGAGACCTTCGCCGAGGTCATCGGGCAGGAGCACGTGACCGTCCCGCTGCAGCAGGCCCTGCGGAACAACAGGGTCAACCACGCGTACCTCTTCAGCGGTCCGCGCGGGTGCGGCAAGACGACCAGTGCGCGGATCCTCGCGCGGTGCCTCAACTGCGAGAACGGCCCCACGCCCGCACCCTGCGGCGAGTGCCGCTCGTGCCGTGATCTCGCGCGGAACGGGCCGGGGTCCATCGATGTCATCGAGATCGACGCCGCCTCGCACGGCGGTGTCGACGACGCCAGGGACCTGCGCGAGAAGGCGTTCTTCGGCCCTGCGGGCAGCCGGTACAAGATCTACATCATCGACGAGGCCCACATGGTCACCCCGGCGGGGTTCAACGCCCTGCTGAAGGTGGTCGAGGAGCCGCCGGAGCACCTCAAGTTCATCTTCGCCACCACCGAGCCGGAGAAGGTCATCGGGACGATCAGGTCCCGCACGCACCACTACCCGTTCCGGCTCGTGCCCCCCGGCACCCTGCGGGACCACCTGGCGGAGGTCTGCGCGCGGGAGGCCATTCCCGTCGCCGACGCCGTGCTGCCGCTCGTCGTCCGGGCCGGCGCCGGGTCCGTGCGGGACTCCATGTCCGTCATGGACCAGCTCCTCGCGGGCGCCGGGGACGAGGGCGTGACGTACGAGATGGCGACCGGCCTGCTCGGCTACACGGACGCGGCGCTGCTCGACGCGGTCGTGGAGGCGTTCGGGGCCGGGGACGGGACCGCCGCGTTCTCGGTCGTGGACCGGGTGATCGAGGGCGGGCACGATCCGCGCCGGTTCGTCGCCGACCTGCTGGAGCGGCTGCGCGACCTCCTCATCCTCGCCGCCGTGCCCGACGCGGCGGACAAGGGCCTCATCGACGTGCCGGCCGACGTCCTGGAGCGGATGGGCCGGCAGGCCGAGGCGCTCGGGGCGGCGGAGTTGAGCCGCGCCGCCGACCTGGTGAACACCGGCCTCACGGAGATGCGCGGCGCCACCTCGCCGCGGCTCCAACTGGAGCTGATCTGCGCCCGGGTGCTCCTGCCCGCCGCGTACGGGGACGAGCGGTCCCTCCAGGCCCGGCTGGACCGGCTGGAGCGCGGGCAGCGGCTCGGCGCGGTCCCCGCGGCGCCGCCGCAGCAGGCGCCGCCCGCCGTCCAGGCGCCCGCGCCACCGGTCGACCGGACCCCGCCGCCCGCGCCGGCGGCCCCCGTCGAGCCGCCGGCCCAGCAGCCGGCGCCGGTGCGGACGCCCCCCCCGGCGCCCGCCGAGCCCGCGCAGGCCGCCCCGCCGGCCGTGCAGGCCCCCGCGCAGGGGTCCCGGCCCGGTGCCTGGCCCACACGGGCCGCGGGCGCCCCGGCACCGGCACGGCAGCCCGCCGCGCCGCAGCCGGAACCGCAGCCGGCCGCGGCTCCCGCGGCCGCCGTGCCCCCGGCGGCGACCGGCGGGGGCGGCGATCCCGCGCAGGTGCGCCAGCTGTGGCCGCAGGTCCTCGACGCCGTGAAGCAGCGCCGCCGGTTCAGCTGGATCCTGCTCAGCCAGAACGCGCAGCTCGCCGGCTTCGACGGCGGGACCCTGCGGCTCGGCTTCGCGACGGTCGGGGCCAGGGACAGCTTCGTCAACAGCGGCAGCGACGAGGTCCTGCGCCAGGCCCTCGCCGACGCCCTGGGCGTCCAGTGGCGGATCGACGCCGTGGTCGATCCGGGCGGCGGTCCCGGTGGGGGCGGCGCCCCCCGTACCCCGCCGCCGGCACCCGCGGCCCCCGCCGCGCCGTCGCCGGGCGCCGTCCCGCCGCCGCAGGCCGACCGTCCGCCGCAGCCGGCTCCGGCTCCCGCCGCGCCGCGGCCGCCCGTCGCCGCGCCCCCGCCCGTGGCCGCCGAGGACGACATGCCGGCCGACGACGACCCCGACCTCGACGAGACGGCGCTCAGCGGCTACGAGCTGATCGTCCGGGAGCTCGGCGCGACGGTCATCGAGGAGTACCAGCACGAGTGA
- a CDS encoding zf-TFIIB domain-containing protein translates to MQCPKCGAMMHTFNRNGVQIEQCSGCRGIFLDFGELEQLTRLEAQWSAPQAPPPAAPYQQQGHGPAWGAPQHGGHYGHHGHRRGGISGLFFSS, encoded by the coding sequence ATGCAGTGTCCCAAGTGCGGTGCGATGATGCACACGTTCAACCGGAATGGGGTCCAGATCGAGCAGTGCAGCGGTTGCCGCGGCATCTTCCTCGACTTCGGCGAACTGGAGCAGCTGACTCGCCTCGAGGCGCAGTGGTCCGCCCCGCAGGCTCCGCCGCCCGCCGCCCCGTACCAGCAGCAGGGCCACGGCCCGGCCTGGGGCGCGCCGCAGCACGGCGGCCACTACGGCCACCACGGCCACCGCAGGGGCGGGATCTCCGGCCTCTTCTTCTCGTCCTGA
- a CDS encoding aspartate kinase: protein MGLVVQKYGGSSVADAEGIKRVAKRVVEAKKNGNQVVVVVSAMGDTTDELIDLAGQVSPVASGRELDMLLTAGERISMALLAMAIGALGHEAQSFTGSQAGVITDAVHNKARIIDVTPGRIQSSVDAGNIAIVAGFQGVSQSGKDITTLGRGGSDTTAVALAAALGAEACEIYTDVDGVFTADPRVVSAARKIDWISFEDMLELASSGSKVLLHRCVEYARRYQIPIHVRSSFSGLQGTWVSNEPLGGQPVEQAIISGVAHDTSEAKITIVGVSDKPGVAATIFRTIADAEVNIDMVVQNVSAAATGLTDISFTLPKDEGRKAIDALEKRRPLIGFEALRYDDQIAKISLVGAGMKTNPGVTATFFEALSNAGVNIELISTSEIRISVVTRHDDVVPAVRAVHTAFGLDSDSEEAVVYGGTGR, encoded by the coding sequence GTGGGCCTTGTCGTGCAGAAGTACGGCGGCTCCTCCGTTGCCGATGCCGAGGGCATCAAGCGGGTCGCCAAGCGGGTCGTCGAGGCCAAGAAGAACGGCAACCAGGTGGTTGTCGTGGTCTCCGCCATGGGGGACACGACGGACGAGCTGATCGATCTCGCGGGCCAGGTGTCCCCGGTCGCCTCGGGGCGCGAACTGGACATGCTGCTGACCGCGGGCGAGCGCATCTCCATGGCGCTGCTGGCGATGGCGATCGGAGCCCTCGGCCACGAGGCCCAGTCGTTCACCGGCAGCCAGGCCGGCGTCATCACCGACGCGGTCCACAACAAGGCGCGCATCATCGATGTGACGCCCGGCCGCATCCAGTCCTCCGTGGACGCCGGGAACATCGCCATCGTCGCCGGCTTCCAGGGCGTCTCCCAGAGCGGCAAGGACATCACCACCCTGGGCCGCGGCGGCTCCGACACCACCGCCGTCGCCCTCGCCGCCGCGCTCGGCGCCGAGGCGTGCGAGATCTACACGGACGTCGACGGCGTCTTCACGGCCGACCCGCGCGTGGTGAGCGCCGCGCGGAAGATCGACTGGATCTCCTTCGAGGACATGCTGGAACTGGCGAGCTCCGGTTCCAAGGTGCTGCTGCACCGGTGCGTGGAGTACGCGCGCCGCTACCAGATCCCCATCCATGTGCGGTCGTCGTTCTCCGGCCTGCAGGGCACATGGGTCAGCAACGAGCCGCTCGGAGGTCAGCCGGTGGAGCAGGCAATCATCTCGGGTGTCGCCCACGACACGTCCGAGGCCAAGATCACGATCGTCGGCGTCTCGGACAAGCCCGGTGTCGCCGCGACGATCTTCCGCACCATCGCGGACGCCGAGGTCAACATCGACATGGTCGTCCAGAACGTCTCCGCCGCCGCGACCGGCCTGACCGACATCTCGTTCACCCTGCCCAAGGACGAGGGCCGCAAGGCGATCGACGCCCTGGAGAAGCGCCGTCCGCTCATCGGCTTCGAGGCCCTGCGCTACGACGACCAGATCGCGAAGATCTCCCTCGTCGGCGCCGGCATGAAGACCAACCCGGGCGTCACCGCGACGTTCTTCGAGGCCCTGTCCAACGCCGGGGTCAACATCGAGCTGATCTCCACCTCCGAGATCCGCATCTCCGTCGTCACGCGCCACGACGACGTCGTGCCCGCCGTCCGCGCCGTGCACACGGCGTTCGGGCTCGACTCGGACTCCGAGGAGGCCGTCGTCTACGGCGGCACCGGCCGCTGA